From Rhizobium favelukesii, the proteins below share one genomic window:
- the trpS gene encoding tryptophan--tRNA ligase, which translates to MSEFKKVVFSGVQPTGNLHLGNYLGAIRKFVALQEGNDCIYCVVDMHALTAQLVHEDMPNQIRSIAAAFIASGIDPERHIVFNQSAVPQHAELAWIFNCVARLGWMNRMTQFKDKAGKDREQASLGLYAYPSLMAADILVYRGTHVPVGDDQKQHLELARDIAMKFNLDYAGHIRKTGYGIDITVGNEPVHAYFPMVEPLIDGPAPRVMSLRDGTKKMSKSDPSDLSRINLMDDEDAISKKIRKAKTDPEGLPGEIDGLKGRPEADNLVGIYAALADRSKADVLAEFGGQQFSVFKPALVDLAVNVLSPITAEMRRLMSDTSHIDAILRNGGERARARAEVTMKEVRDIVGFLY; encoded by the coding sequence ATGAGCGAATTCAAGAAAGTCGTTTTCTCCGGCGTCCAGCCGACCGGCAATCTCCATCTTGGCAACTATCTCGGTGCGATCCGCAAATTCGTGGCGCTGCAGGAAGGCAACGACTGCATCTACTGTGTCGTGGATATGCACGCGTTGACGGCCCAGCTCGTCCATGAGGACATGCCGAACCAGATCCGTTCGATCGCCGCCGCCTTTATCGCGTCCGGCATCGATCCGGAAAGGCACATCGTTTTCAACCAGTCGGCCGTGCCGCAGCACGCCGAGCTCGCCTGGATCTTCAATTGCGTCGCGCGCCTCGGTTGGATGAACCGTATGACGCAGTTCAAGGACAAGGCCGGCAAGGATCGCGAGCAGGCCTCGCTCGGTCTCTACGCCTATCCGAGCCTGATGGCCGCTGACATTCTCGTTTACCGCGGCACGCATGTCCCGGTTGGCGACGACCAGAAGCAGCACCTTGAACTCGCCCGTGACATCGCCATGAAGTTCAACCTCGACTATGCGGGGCACATCCGCAAGACGGGCTACGGCATTGACATCACCGTCGGCAATGAGCCGGTGCATGCCTATTTCCCGATGGTCGAGCCGCTGATCGATGGCCCGGCGCCGCGCGTCATGTCGCTTCGCGACGGCACCAAGAAGATGTCGAAGTCGGATCCGTCCGATCTTTCGCGCATCAACCTGATGGACGACGAGGACGCGATCTCGAAGAAGATCCGCAAGGCCAAGACCGATCCGGAAGGCTTGCCTGGCGAGATCGACGGTCTCAAGGGTCGGCCGGAAGCCGACAATCTTGTCGGCATCTATGCAGCACTCGCTGACAGGTCGAAGGCTGACGTGCTTGCCGAATTCGGCGGCCAGCAGTTCTCGGTCTTCAAGCCGGCGCTCGTCGATCTCGCCGTCAACGTGCTCTCGCCGATCACCGCCGAGATGCGCCGCCTGATGTCGGACACCAGCCACATCGACGCGATCCTGCGCAACGGCGGCGAACGGGCACGGGCACGCGCCGAGGTGACGATGAAGGAAGTGCGCGACATCGTCGGCTTCCTGTACTGA
- a CDS encoding VOC family protein, with the protein MSQSLFLVTLVVDDYDHAKDFYCGALGFDCLQDDRQPEGKRWVVVKPKGGDGAAFLLAQAANDQQKAAIGNQTGGRVGFFLKSDDFARDHASMLAKGVHFLEAPRHEVYGTVAVFSDPYGNTFDLIEHATG; encoded by the coding sequence ATGTCTCAATCGCTTTTCCTCGTGACCCTTGTCGTCGACGACTACGACCACGCCAAGGATTTCTATTGCGGCGCGCTCGGCTTCGATTGCCTTCAGGACGACAGACAGCCCGAGGGCAAGCGGTGGGTGGTGGTCAAGCCGAAGGGCGGCGACGGCGCAGCCTTTTTGCTCGCGCAGGCTGCCAACGACCAGCAGAAGGCGGCGATCGGCAACCAGACCGGCGGGCGCGTCGGCTTCTTTCTCAAGAGCGACGATTTTGCCCGCGACCATGCATCGATGCTGGCCAAGGGCGTGCATTTTCTCGAGGCGCCGCGGCATGAGGTTTATGGGACGGTCGCCGTGTTTTCGGATCCTTACGGCAACACCTTCGACCTGATCGAACACGCCACAGGCTGA
- a CDS encoding YcbK family protein encodes MQSAFSIALAGLFCLSCFDSADAQNVRRVAIPPLKHNETLAYSLQTVSVQANCFPPQLRGILAYIATKTGRRPMVTSGLRARGRSHSQHRHCAAADIRIPGVSERTIIAIAASAPGIGGIGRYCNGIVHVDIGPKRRWTYC; translated from the coding sequence ATGCAGTCCGCATTTTCCATCGCACTCGCCGGCCTGTTCTGTCTGTCGTGTTTCGACAGTGCCGACGCCCAGAATGTCAGAAGAGTGGCAATACCGCCGCTCAAGCATAATGAAACGCTCGCCTACTCTCTGCAGACTGTCAGCGTTCAGGCGAACTGCTTCCCGCCGCAACTCCGCGGCATTCTTGCCTATATCGCCACTAAGACCGGCCGCCGCCCGATGGTAACCTCGGGGTTGCGGGCGCGCGGGCGATCACACTCCCAACATCGCCATTGCGCGGCCGCCGATATCCGGATCCCCGGCGTATCGGAGCGAACGATCATTGCGATCGCGGCGTCGGCGCCAGGGATCGGCGGGATCGGCCGTTACTGCAACGGCATCGTCCATGTGGACATAGGTCCCAAACGACG